From one Candidatus Omnitrophota bacterium genomic stretch:
- a CDS encoding response regulator, with product MVRKRVLIVDDEVDFIEILKVRLESNNCEVITANNGKEALERIKKDKPNAVLLDIMMPELDGLTVLKRIRQTDATLPVFFITAFSNEERIKIAGGLNASGYIVKTQDLGVKVKEIVDFIDIAEKAKGKSA from the coding sequence ATGGTCAGGAAAAGAGTTTTAATCGTCGATGATGAAGTAGATTTTATTGAAATATTAAAAGTGAGGCTTGAATCGAATAATTGCGAGGTCATAACGGCCAATAACGGGAAAGAGGCGCTCGAAAGGATAAAGAAAGACAAGCCCAACGCGGTGCTCCTGGACATAATGATGCCCGAACTCGACGGCCTGACCGTGCTGAAGCGGATACGCCAGACGGACGCTACGCTTCCGGTATTCTTCATTACAGCGTTCTCTAATGAGGAGAGGATAAAGATAGCGGGCGGACTTAACGCGTCCGGGTATATCGTCAAAACGCAAGACCTGGGCGTGAAAGTGAAGGAGATAGTCGATTTCATAGACATTGCCGAAAAAGCAAAGGGCAAAAGTGCCTAA
- a CDS encoding DNA polymerase IV, which yields MSGNTDKAEEFFTLHSYPKAIAHIDCDAFFASCEEARDPSLRGRPVVTGKERGIIACANYKAKALGIKRGVSLRDAKLLCPELVILPGDYEMYSVYSERMFEIIRRFTPTVEEFSIDEAFCDLTGLRRLYRTSYQEIALRIKDAIHKELDITVSVGLSLTKTLAKICSRHKKPDGFTPAPGCELHSFLKGIPLDRVCGFGPNTVSLLNKCGICDVFGYAEKSFDFADRLLGKVGRELWQELRGIQVYGISAEKKEKYLSISKTKTFSPASSDRALVKAHLMRNLESAFIKLRRHKLSAKALSIYLRTRDFKGMGLSGELDRHSFSTLDFTQLCGRMFDKVFEEGVVYRATGVVLSDIVLEGADSMTLFDDPVKIARISGLSKAVDEINGQYGKYAVHLASSDQALSVKRPHSRNDTAWRKTTLLKGETFRRRLRLPLLKTAV from the coding sequence ATGTCAGGAAATACAGATAAGGCGGAAGAATTCTTTACTCTCCACTCATATCCCAAAGCCATAGCCCATATAGATTGCGACGCCTTCTTTGCTTCATGTGAAGAGGCGCGCGACCCGTCTCTCCGCGGGAGGCCTGTCGTTACAGGCAAAGAGCGGGGAATAATAGCGTGCGCGAATTACAAGGCCAAGGCCCTGGGGATAAAACGGGGGGTGAGTCTGCGCGACGCTAAGCTCTTATGCCCGGAGCTCGTGATATTGCCCGGCGACTACGAGATGTATAGCGTATATTCCGAAAGGATGTTCGAGATAATAAGGCGTTTTACGCCAACCGTGGAAGAATTTTCCATAGACGAAGCGTTCTGCGACCTGACGGGCTTGAGGCGGCTATACAGAACGTCATATCAGGAGATAGCCCTGCGGATAAAGGACGCCATACATAAAGAGCTCGATATAACGGTTTCCGTAGGTCTTAGTCTCACTAAGACTCTCGCCAAGATATGCTCCAGGCATAAGAAGCCGGATGGCTTTACGCCAGCGCCCGGCTGCGAGCTCCACAGCTTCCTTAAGGGCATACCGCTGGACCGTGTCTGCGGATTCGGGCCGAACACGGTCAGTCTCCTTAATAAATGCGGTATATGCGATGTCTTTGGTTACGCGGAAAAATCGTTCGATTTCGCGGACAGGCTGCTCGGCAAGGTCGGCCGCGAGCTCTGGCAGGAACTGCGCGGCATACAGGTATACGGCATATCGGCAGAGAAGAAGGAGAAGTATCTCTCCATAAGCAAGACGAAGACTTTCAGCCCCGCCTCAAGCGACAGAGCCCTTGTAAAGGCGCACCTCATGCGCAACCTCGAATCCGCGTTCATAAAATTGAGACGGCATAAGTTGAGCGCCAAGGCGCTGTCGATATATCTGAGGACGAGGGATTTTAAAGGTATGGGCTTAAGCGGCGAGCTCGACAGGCATTCGTTTTCGACGCTCGATTTTACCCAGTTGTGCGGCCGCATGTTCGACAAGGTCTTTGAGGAAGGGGTCGTTTATAGAGCCACAGGAGTTGTTCTGTCAGATATAGTCCTTGAGGGCGCAGACTCGATGACGCTCTTTGACGATCCTGTTAAGATAGCCAGGATATCGGGCCTATCGAAAGCTGTCGACGAAATAAACGGGCAATACGGAAAATACGCCGTTCATCTCGCGTCTTCCGATCAGGCGCTCTCTGTAAAACGTCCGCATTCACGGAACGATACCGCGTGGCGCAAGACAACGCTCCTAAAAGGCGAGACATTCCGCCGCAGGCTCAGGCTCCCTCTTCTGAAAACGGCTGTGTGA
- a CDS encoding YaiO family outer membrane beta-barrel protein, translating to MPKIFRVNSKKFILVLLLAAFPLYAHAREEAGTDQLIRRMTPPRAVVEDLVEAKDQWYVDCFFEPSEVLQGNRTGNWDELTTSIAYIHQNIRPYLSVSQLERFDNKDYTANIGSYLSFKDSYAHLEGGFGWDIDYIYKFISIAEYGHKLYENLHWQMGYTYRAYGTDDTHLVYPMLIYYFGDSYMSAQYGVSFMEGHDTANMGSVRGDFAITNFLRWSCGLAVGERLYDINGFDAHAERGFILFTGITWNLYKDINIKAGYSHGEEAPKFIKRGYYLSASVKM from the coding sequence GTGCCTAAAATTTTTCGTGTAAACAGCAAAAAGTTTATACTTGTCCTATTACTGGCGGCTTTTCCTTTATACGCCCATGCCCGCGAGGAAGCCGGCACGGACCAGCTGATACGCCGGATGACCCCGCCTCGCGCAGTCGTGGAAGATCTAGTGGAGGCGAAGGATCAGTGGTATGTTGACTGTTTCTTTGAGCCGAGTGAGGTATTGCAGGGCAACAGGACAGGCAACTGGGATGAACTTACCACCAGTATCGCGTATATCCACCAAAATATCCGTCCTTATCTGTCAGTATCGCAATTAGAGAGATTCGATAATAAGGACTATACCGCGAACATAGGCTCCTACCTTAGTTTTAAAGACTCCTACGCGCATTTAGAAGGGGGTTTCGGCTGGGATATCGACTATATCTATAAATTCATATCTATCGCGGAATACGGCCACAAGCTTTACGAGAATCTTCACTGGCAGATGGGCTACACCTACCGCGCCTACGGCACAGACGATACTCATCTCGTATATCCTATGCTTATCTACTATTTCGGCGACAGCTACATGAGCGCGCAATACGGCGTGTCGTTCATGGAGGGCCACGATACGGCTAATATGGGCTCCGTCAGAGGCGATTTCGCAATAACAAATTTTTTGCGATGGTCGTGCGGTTTAGCGGTCGGTGAGAGGCTCTATGACATAAACGGTTTTGACGCCCACGCCGAACGGGGATTTATACTCTTTACCGGGATTACGTGGAATCTCTATAAAGACATAAATATAAAGGCCGGCTATTCCCATGGTGAGGAAGCCCCCAAGTTCATAAAACGGGGGTACTATCTCTCCGCGTCGGTAAAAATGTAG
- a CDS encoding tetratricopeptide repeat protein — MKKTMICAAVFLLAVATVLTNKAYCETPEDYYKSGVELYDHNRFGDALTEFEKAIKQDPGYAPAYFKTGCVYVILNRFQEAVDYFKKAIELNPGFSAAYQAMGEAYYSMGNRELAIASFEKAISINPGFFIPYNSLADIYVSDNKLDQAVPFLEKALQINPYDYYANYKLGKIYLKLAKYQDAIKYFQRTSQINLRFAGAYFDTGVAYNMLNDAQQALLYFREALNQDPSYADAYYEAGVAHNKLGQFKEARENLIKAEDLYKLKEDQIGARKAKEALSKISR; from the coding sequence ATGAAAAAGACTATGATATGTGCGGCTGTTTTTCTATTGGCCGTTGCAACGGTCTTGACAAACAAAGCGTATTGCGAAACCCCCGAAGATTATTACAAGTCAGGAGTAGAGTTGTATGATCATAACAGGTTCGGAGACGCCCTGACAGAGTTCGAAAAGGCCATAAAACAGGATCCGGGCTATGCCCCCGCTTACTTTAAGACGGGATGCGTATATGTGATACTGAACCGGTTCCAGGAGGCGGTCGACTATTTTAAGAAGGCGATCGAATTAAATCCGGGTTTTTCGGCCGCGTACCAGGCCATGGGCGAGGCATACTATTCCATGGGAAACAGGGAACTCGCGATTGCGTCGTTTGAAAAAGCAATAAGCATAAATCCCGGATTTTTCATACCTTACAACAGCCTTGCCGACATCTACGTATCCGATAATAAGCTAGACCAGGCAGTGCCATTCCTGGAAAAGGCCCTGCAGATAAATCCGTACGATTATTATGCTAACTACAAATTAGGGAAGATATATCTGAAGCTGGCAAAGTATCAGGACGCGATAAAATATTTCCAGAGGACGTCGCAGATAAACCTGAGATTTGCCGGCGCGTACTTCGACACCGGTGTCGCCTATAATATGCTGAACGATGCCCAGCAGGCTCTCCTGTATTTCCGCGAAGCGCTTAACCAGGATCCCAGCTACGCCGACGCGTATTATGAGGCCGGTGTTGCGCATAATAAACTCGGGCAGTTCAAAGAGGCCAGGGAGAACCTGATAAAGGCGGAAGATTTGTATAAATTAAAAGAAGACCAGATCGGCGCCCGAAAGGCAAAAGAAGCTTTGAGTAAAATAAGCCGATAG